The Cystobacter ferrugineus genome window below encodes:
- the cas6 gene encoding type I-MYXAN CRISPR-associated protein Cas6/Cmx6: MSGPFVDLLFPVRGGLVPLDHGYLLFSALSHRLPDLHERPDIGIFNLRGTSADAHALHVGNGTLRLRCPADAIARLLPLAGSTLVLAGQPLHLGAPRVHALSTPSSLSARLVTFKHALDSVTFQASVLKFLAELGCLGTPALGRRRIVSISGKKVVGFALTVRELSPDSSLRLQTLGLGGRRHMGCGLFLPTTFQSS; encoded by the coding sequence ATGAGTGGTCCTTTCGTCGATTTGTTGTTTCCCGTGCGAGGCGGACTGGTGCCGCTCGATCATGGCTACCTGTTGTTCTCGGCACTCAGCCATCGACTGCCGGACCTGCACGAGCGCCCCGACATCGGCATCTTCAACCTGCGAGGGACGAGCGCCGATGCGCACGCGCTGCACGTGGGGAACGGGACCCTGCGCCTGCGCTGTCCGGCGGACGCCATCGCGCGGCTCCTGCCGCTCGCGGGAAGTACACTCGTGCTCGCGGGTCAGCCCCTCCACCTCGGAGCCCCCAGGGTTCACGCCCTGAGCACCCCCTCCTCGTTGTCCGCGCGCCTGGTGACCTTCAAGCATGCGCTGGACTCCGTGACATTCCAGGCCTCTGTCCTGAAATTCCTGGCGGAGCTGGGCTGTCTGGGAACTCCGGCCCTGGGCCGGAGACGAATCGTGTCCATCTCGGGCAAGAAGGTGGTGGGCTTCGCGCTCACGGTCCGGGAACTCTCTCCGGATTCATCCCTGCGGCTGCAAACACTCGGGCTGGGTGGCCGCCGTCACATGGGATGTGGACTGTTCCTCCCCACCACGTTTCAATCTTCTTGA
- the cmr6 gene encoding type III-B CRISPR module RAMP protein Cmr6 encodes MWLASSRERWGRSAPEQAHAGLEYTRGAPLAVLRNEDPDARENWLARLARCKEPARYAHAYRRWRQSLHSPDTLCFTVRALGRVLVGHGTSAATRVGLTLQHTWGVPVLPGSALKGLTAHYVQTVYGPEADDREEPEREPFRGTTWKDTRPIRAPGALFRRLFGAPDLDDSTGKATQGEVIFHDALWVPAEEGRGAPMLARDVLTVHQRRYYESGGQEWPVDFDDPNPVSFLTVAPGGRFLVALEAPGDRPLLERAEHYVKEALEHWGLGGKTAAGYGRFAREEPMGDHASAAARSPAAVLQSTPVLAELKTWLEDQRARKVGQRPQFQQLERDWKERLLELTGEGRQAAVYLLKQYFNLKRGEEQQRMEELLARLST; translated from the coding sequence ATGTGGCTGGCGTCGAGTCGTGAGCGGTGGGGCCGCTCCGCCCCGGAGCAGGCCCACGCGGGGCTGGAATACACCCGGGGCGCGCCCCTGGCGGTCTTGCGGAACGAGGACCCCGACGCACGAGAGAACTGGTTGGCACGGCTGGCGCGATGCAAGGAGCCGGCACGCTATGCCCATGCGTACCGCCGTTGGCGGCAGTCCCTTCACTCACCGGATACGCTTTGCTTCACCGTGCGGGCTCTGGGACGGGTGCTCGTGGGCCATGGCACCTCGGCGGCCACGAGAGTGGGGCTGACGCTGCAGCACACCTGGGGAGTCCCCGTGCTGCCCGGCTCGGCGCTCAAGGGATTGACGGCCCACTACGTCCAGACGGTCTATGGCCCCGAGGCGGACGACAGGGAGGAGCCCGAGCGCGAGCCCTTCCGGGGAACCACCTGGAAGGACACACGTCCCATCCGAGCACCCGGAGCGCTGTTCCGCCGGCTCTTCGGGGCTCCGGACCTGGACGACTCCACGGGGAAGGCGACTCAGGGAGAGGTCATCTTCCACGATGCACTGTGGGTCCCGGCGGAGGAGGGGAGGGGAGCGCCAATGCTGGCCCGTGACGTGCTCACCGTGCACCAGCGGCGGTACTACGAGAGCGGGGGCCAGGAGTGGCCCGTGGACTTCGACGACCCCAACCCCGTGTCGTTCCTGACGGTGGCTCCGGGAGGCCGCTTCCTGGTGGCGCTCGAGGCGCCCGGAGACCGGCCTCTGCTGGAGCGGGCGGAACACTACGTGAAGGAGGCACTGGAGCACTGGGGCCTGGGAGGAAAGACGGCGGCGGGGTACGGCCGCTTCGCCAGAGAGGAGCCCATGGGGGACCACGCCTCGGCGGCGGCCCGGTCACCCGCGGCGGTGCTCCAGTCGACCCCGGTCCTGGCGGAGCTGAAGACGTGGTTGGAGGACCAGAGGGCGCGGAAGGTAGGACAGCGGCCACAGTTCCAACAACTGGAGAGGGATTGGAAGGAGCGATTGCTCGAGTTGACGGGCGAAGGCCGGCAAGCGGCGGTGTACCTGCTCAAACAATATTTCAATCTCAAGCGCGGTGAAGAGCAGCAGCGGATGGAAGAACTCCTCGCGAGGCTGAGCACATGA
- the cmr5 gene encoding type III-B CRISPR module-associated protein Cmr5: MTRLTREQQRALHAYERVKRVPEKERPDYETQVNALGSTVLRNGLAAALAFLERDQEKKAAARQLLDDLASARIPGLQRARGAELPDAVRRLELRGYMLATREVLQLAIWFRRAVQATFKKKEQGHVAGVES; this comes from the coding sequence ATGACCCGCCTGACACGGGAGCAGCAGCGGGCCCTCCACGCCTACGAGCGGGTCAAACGCGTGCCCGAGAAGGAGCGGCCCGACTACGAGACCCAGGTCAACGCCCTGGGAAGCACGGTGCTGCGCAATGGCCTGGCGGCGGCGTTGGCGTTCCTGGAGCGCGATCAGGAGAAGAAGGCGGCCGCGAGGCAGCTTCTCGACGATCTCGCCTCCGCGAGGATTCCTGGGCTCCAGCGCGCCCGGGGAGCGGAGCTGCCGGACGCGGTGCGCCGACTGGAATTGCGCGGCTACATGCTGGCGACCCGCGAAGTGCTCCAGCTGGCGATCTGGTTCCGGCGTGCGGTGCAGGCGACCTTCAAGAAGAAGGAGCAGGGCCATGTGGCTGGCGTCGAGTCGTGA
- the cmr4 gene encoding type III-B CRISPR module RAMP protein Cmr4: MSMETRPYLLHALSPLHAGTGRSVGIIDLPIARLRATNIPFIPGSSIKGVLREARRGLPEGEWEALFGPLRKVSGAEGDEAWEGDHAGALVVGDARLVALPVRSFVGTFALVSSPLLLELARRDLKGLEGVPERLKRVEGPLARVGKGNVTVAPEHGKLFLEDLDLDVQEEPAVEAWARFLARALPEEEELMRERFVVVDDETMSFLLETATQVDTRVRIDSTTGSVAEGALWQEESLPAETLLVGVLAAGPSLRQKTPLGAGDVLNRALRETAWLQLGGKATVGRGRCRMAAWPGPSKESRR; encoded by the coding sequence ATGAGCATGGAAACCCGGCCGTATCTCCTGCACGCCCTCTCGCCCCTGCACGCGGGCACGGGGCGGAGCGTGGGCATCATCGATCTGCCCATCGCCCGGCTGCGTGCGACGAACATCCCCTTCATCCCGGGTTCCTCCATCAAGGGGGTGCTGCGTGAAGCACGCCGTGGCCTTCCGGAAGGCGAGTGGGAAGCGCTCTTCGGCCCCCTGCGCAAGGTGAGCGGCGCGGAGGGGGACGAGGCATGGGAAGGCGACCACGCCGGCGCGCTGGTGGTGGGAGACGCGAGGCTGGTGGCGCTGCCCGTGCGCAGCTTCGTCGGCACGTTCGCCTTGGTGTCCTCGCCCCTGCTGCTGGAGCTGGCGCGCAGGGATTTGAAGGGCCTCGAGGGCGTACCGGAGCGGCTGAAGCGTGTGGAGGGACCGCTCGCCCGGGTGGGCAAGGGCAACGTCACCGTGGCGCCGGAGCACGGCAAGCTCTTCCTGGAGGACCTCGACCTCGACGTCCAGGAGGAGCCCGCGGTGGAGGCCTGGGCGCGCTTCCTCGCGCGAGCGCTTCCCGAGGAAGAGGAGTTGATGCGGGAGCGCTTCGTGGTGGTGGACGACGAGACGATGAGCTTCCTGTTGGAGACGGCCACCCAGGTGGACACGCGGGTGCGCATCGATTCCACGACGGGCTCGGTGGCGGAGGGAGCGCTCTGGCAGGAGGAGAGCCTGCCCGCCGAAACCCTGCTGGTGGGCGTGCTCGCGGCGGGGCCGAGCCTGCGTCAGAAAACCCCATTGGGGGCGGGAGACGTCTTGAATCGAGCGCTCCGGGAGACGGCCTGGCTCCAGCTGGGTGGCAAGGCCACGGTGGGCAGGGGCCGGTGCCGGATGGCGGCCTGGCCGGGCCCGTCGAAGGAGTCACGGCGATGA
- a CDS encoding type III-B CRISPR module-associated Cmr3 family protein, with product MNTARFALLPRDGLFCKDGRGWYTSDVGRSHSYAWPPPSTLRGALRAVWGQRALQVRGARAPSAEEWEQATQGVSLGRMLSLRRPLEEPFAPRHRMWPTPADALVVGGRVRRLLPRPHPEVHTLGTEDDDALEALWRPMAPAGKPKPPLPFWTEESLVGWLRGQAPSSPGVTGPERRVDVRVTLNAASQTAEPGMLYQAEVLEMLDGEEREWALGLECTHPGEASGFPWGPVGLGGKRRLALAEPVQAELFTAPRELPDRSPGLRLILATPAHFRRGWLPDGLEREEHEGRPCWMGELPGVEGRVVLRAALVNRPMELSTWDMARGKPRPTRRLVPAGSTYFFERVDGRPFTALKTLWLAAWGSDHEEGLGRVLPGSWNPNEEDT from the coding sequence ATGAACACCGCGCGCTTCGCCCTGCTGCCGCGCGATGGCCTGTTCTGCAAGGACGGCCGGGGCTGGTACACGAGTGATGTCGGCCGCAGCCACTCGTATGCGTGGCCACCTCCGTCCACCCTTCGCGGCGCGCTACGCGCGGTCTGGGGACAGCGGGCCCTCCAGGTCCGTGGCGCGCGAGCCCCCTCCGCGGAGGAATGGGAGCAGGCAACCCAGGGTGTCTCGCTCGGGCGCATGCTGTCGCTCCGGCGGCCCCTGGAGGAGCCCTTCGCGCCCCGGCACCGCATGTGGCCCACGCCGGCGGACGCCCTGGTCGTGGGAGGGCGGGTGCGGCGGTTGCTGCCCCGGCCCCATCCCGAGGTGCACACCCTGGGAACGGAGGACGACGACGCCCTGGAGGCGCTCTGGCGCCCCATGGCGCCCGCGGGAAAACCCAAGCCTCCGCTCCCATTCTGGACGGAGGAGTCCCTCGTCGGCTGGCTGCGCGGACAGGCCCCTTCCAGCCCAGGAGTCACGGGACCCGAGCGCCGCGTCGACGTGCGAGTGACCTTGAACGCCGCCAGCCAGACGGCGGAGCCGGGCATGCTGTACCAGGCGGAAGTGCTGGAGATGCTCGACGGGGAGGAGCGGGAATGGGCCCTGGGCCTGGAGTGCACCCATCCTGGAGAAGCGTCTGGCTTTCCGTGGGGGCCCGTGGGCCTGGGTGGAAAGCGGCGGCTGGCCCTCGCCGAGCCCGTCCAGGCCGAGCTCTTCACGGCACCGCGAGAACTGCCCGACCGGTCTCCCGGCTTGCGGCTGATCCTGGCCACGCCCGCGCATTTTCGACGCGGCTGGCTGCCGGATGGCCTGGAGCGAGAGGAACACGAGGGGCGGCCCTGCTGGATGGGTGAGCTCCCTGGAGTGGAGGGGCGGGTGGTGCTCCGGGCCGCGTTGGTGAACCGGCCGATGGAGCTGTCCACCTGGGACATGGCCCGGGGGAAACCTCGCCCCACGCGCCGGCTGGTGCCCGCGGGCTCCACGTACTTCTTCGAGCGCGTGGACGGACGTCCCTTCACCGCCTTGAAGACGCTGTGGCTGGCGGCCTGGGGCAGCGACCACGAGGAGGGCCTGGGCCGGGTGCTGCCCGGGTCCTGGAATCCGAACGAGGAAGACACATGA
- the cas10 gene encoding type III-B CRISPR-associated protein Cas10/Cmr2: protein MSSHLLLMSLGPVQDFIAQARRTRDLWFGSHVLSVLSQKAALAARELRAELVFPALLDEKDPSPSVPNKLLVLVREGEPRTVARAAREAARAHLLHWGMEVWEKHRQLVDDQARKTAEEQLDTLLEFHAAWSAFSTAEDYPEALRRAEDALAARRRLRAFTPWAHQRGGIHKSSLDGARESVLGQGERRGGKWERFRIGRREQLDALGLLKRTGGEPGQFVPVPTIGLAAYTALAKETRPAELAALARECEALGREGWLTRVDAGGKAWVDDFPFDAQVLLPGRWNTHLKEQCLDRERAERFGDTFVRPLLRALGEPFPYVACLVADGDRMGETLRALAPRGSAAHQTLSRALSGFATEARRILQQRHRGVLVYAGGDDVLGFVCLPDALRCAAELYQAFASAMKEALAGSGVPPPTLSVGLGVGHVLESLGDLLTLGRQAEGLAKGEDRDGFALLMRLHSSREYKWRARWPEHPVEALEAAVSLREQGRLPLTKVREVRTLLRRMPSRRAALEDEASWARLLSNELQRVLARVELGSAEAGLTPSEVGLRLENQRTWAELHAHVEAWAERMSLAEVLARAKPRSRGATGGES, encoded by the coding sequence ATGTCCTCGCACCTGCTGCTCATGAGCCTCGGACCCGTCCAGGACTTCATCGCCCAGGCCCGGCGGACTCGGGATCTCTGGTTCGGCAGCCACGTCCTCAGTGTGTTGAGCCAGAAGGCCGCCCTCGCGGCGCGGGAGCTCCGGGCCGAGCTCGTCTTCCCCGCCCTCCTGGACGAGAAGGACCCCTCGCCCAGCGTCCCCAACAAGCTCCTGGTCCTCGTGCGGGAAGGGGAGCCCCGAACCGTGGCACGGGCGGCCCGGGAAGCGGCCCGGGCACACCTGCTCCACTGGGGCATGGAGGTCTGGGAGAAACACCGCCAGCTCGTGGACGACCAGGCCCGGAAGACGGCCGAGGAGCAACTGGACACCCTCCTGGAGTTCCACGCCGCCTGGAGCGCGTTCTCCACCGCGGAGGACTACCCCGAGGCCCTGCGACGCGCGGAAGATGCCCTGGCGGCGCGCCGGCGACTGCGTGCCTTCACGCCCTGGGCCCACCAGCGCGGAGGCATCCACAAGTCCAGCCTGGATGGAGCCCGCGAGTCCGTCCTCGGACAGGGAGAGCGCCGGGGAGGGAAATGGGAGCGCTTCCGCATCGGCAGGCGCGAGCAGCTCGATGCGCTCGGGCTGCTCAAGCGCACGGGCGGCGAGCCGGGCCAGTTCGTCCCCGTTCCGACCATCGGGCTGGCGGCCTACACCGCGCTCGCGAAGGAGACCCGGCCCGCCGAGCTGGCCGCCCTCGCACGGGAGTGTGAGGCATTGGGCCGCGAGGGATGGCTGACCCGGGTGGATGCTGGCGGCAAGGCGTGGGTGGACGACTTTCCCTTCGATGCCCAGGTGCTCCTGCCCGGCCGGTGGAACACGCACCTGAAGGAGCAGTGCCTGGACCGCGAGCGCGCGGAGCGCTTCGGCGACACCTTCGTGCGGCCGCTCCTGCGCGCGCTGGGTGAACCCTTCCCATATGTGGCCTGCCTCGTGGCGGATGGAGACCGGATGGGCGAGACCCTGCGAGCGCTGGCTCCTCGGGGCTCGGCGGCACACCAGACGCTGTCTCGCGCGCTCTCCGGCTTCGCCACCGAGGCCCGGCGCATCCTCCAGCAGAGACACCGCGGCGTCCTCGTCTACGCCGGCGGAGATGACGTGCTCGGCTTCGTCTGCCTGCCCGACGCGCTCCGGTGCGCGGCGGAGCTGTACCAGGCCTTCGCCTCCGCCATGAAGGAAGCGCTCGCGGGCTCGGGAGTGCCTCCGCCCACGCTCTCGGTGGGGCTCGGGGTCGGGCATGTCCTGGAGAGCCTCGGAGATCTGCTGACGCTGGGGCGGCAGGCGGAGGGACTGGCGAAGGGCGAGGATCGCGATGGCTTCGCCCTCCTGATGCGGCTGCACTCCAGCCGGGAGTACAAGTGGAGAGCGCGCTGGCCGGAGCATCCCGTGGAGGCACTCGAGGCGGCCGTCTCGCTCCGGGAGCAGGGGAGACTGCCCCTCACGAAGGTCCGGGAAGTGCGGACCCTGTTGCGGCGCATGCCCTCACGGCGAGCGGCCCTCGAGGACGAAGCGAGCTGGGCCCGACTCCTCTCGAATGAGCTCCAGCGGGTGCTGGCCCGGGTCGAGCTGGGCTCAGCCGAAGCGGGCCTCACGCCCTCCGAGGTGGGACTGCGCCTGGAGAACCAGCGCACCTGGGCCGAACTGCATGCCCACGTGGAGGCATGGGCGGAGCGCATGTCCCTGGCGGAGGTGCTCGCGCGCGCGAAGCCCCGGAGCCGAGGGGCCACGGGAGGTGAGTCATGA
- the cmr1 gene encoding type III-B CRISPR module RAMP protein Cmr1, with product MTSTLDEPSPMVGREAPPNLAQKEPPRRDRRYLGGPLVQSFQVRLRTTTPILGGSPEPRQVDTVDVIRVPSIRGHLRFWWRALHGHECPTAQALAERERALWGGVGGEQGTRSRVEVRVEVERASVTGNPDNVKPGDTGAYALWPARASNTESAAPQLNAGLLFQLHLRAPLEHMTEVENTVRAWILWGGYGGRTRRGLGGLTVVDELSRWLPSTPAREDLRKLFHGLPLLGAAPAGGARQVPLLQGARLFHGRTEKASETAWVNALAWLRDFRQDQGPRGNRGEGSTSHFAREWGAPKRPGRSRWPEADKIRALVRKPDGTAWAHVPRAAYSTSREASWPRAGFGLPLATRFQQNARPSPGERQVRPYAEREPDDVELRWHDGKKVRERFASPLIVKAMPLANGTFVPIALWLCRAWPDHGHVVLLRKGHREHVPGSEAPFERLLAPGDTALYAPLRASSLSEAFFSWVKARGAKES from the coding sequence ATGACAAGCACCCTTGACGAACCATCACCCATGGTCGGCCGGGAGGCACCACCCAACCTGGCGCAGAAAGAGCCGCCGCGTCGAGATCGCCGGTATCTGGGCGGGCCATTGGTGCAGTCGTTCCAAGTGCGGCTCCGGACGACCACGCCCATCCTCGGGGGATCTCCCGAGCCCCGGCAGGTGGACACCGTGGACGTCATCCGGGTCCCTTCGATTCGAGGGCACCTGCGCTTCTGGTGGCGGGCGCTCCACGGGCATGAATGCCCCACGGCCCAGGCGTTGGCCGAGCGGGAACGGGCATTGTGGGGTGGCGTGGGCGGAGAACAGGGAACACGCTCCCGAGTCGAGGTGCGGGTCGAGGTGGAGCGAGCCTCGGTCACGGGCAATCCGGACAACGTCAAGCCAGGGGACACGGGCGCCTATGCCCTCTGGCCCGCGCGCGCCTCCAACACGGAGAGTGCCGCTCCGCAGTTGAACGCGGGGCTCCTCTTCCAGCTCCACCTGCGTGCTCCCCTGGAGCACATGACCGAAGTGGAGAACACGGTTCGCGCATGGATCCTCTGGGGCGGGTACGGAGGGCGCACGCGCCGCGGATTGGGCGGGCTCACAGTCGTGGACGAGTTGTCGCGCTGGCTTCCCTCTACGCCCGCGCGGGAGGACTTGCGCAAGCTCTTCCACGGGCTCCCGCTCCTCGGCGCCGCCCCCGCCGGAGGAGCCCGGCAGGTGCCACTCCTGCAAGGAGCACGGCTGTTCCACGGCCGTACCGAGAAGGCATCCGAAACAGCCTGGGTCAACGCGTTGGCTTGGCTGCGCGACTTCCGACAGGACCAGGGTCCAAGAGGAAATCGGGGGGAGGGGAGCACCAGCCACTTCGCCCGGGAGTGGGGCGCTCCCAAACGCCCAGGACGTTCCCGCTGGCCCGAGGCCGACAAGATCCGCGCGCTCGTGCGCAAGCCCGATGGCACCGCGTGGGCGCATGTACCACGAGCGGCCTACTCGACGTCCAGGGAGGCATCCTGGCCCCGTGCGGGCTTCGGACTGCCCCTGGCCACCCGCTTCCAGCAGAACGCGCGTCCCAGCCCCGGAGAGAGGCAGGTCAGGCCGTACGCCGAGAGGGAGCCCGACGATGTCGAGCTGCGCTGGCATGACGGGAAGAAGGTGCGCGAGCGGTTCGCCTCCCCCTTGATCGTCAAGGCCATGCCCCTGGCGAACGGGACGTTCGTCCCCATCGCGCTCTGGCTCTGTCGCGCCTGGCCCGACCACGGTCACGTCGTCCTCTTGCGCAAGGGGCACCGCGAGCACGTTCCCGGCTCCGAGGCCCCCTTCGAGCGGCTGCTCGCCCCAGGGGACACGGCCCTGTACGCCCCCCTCCGGGCCTCGAGCCTCTCCGAGGCGTTCTTCTCCTGGGTGAAGGCCCGGGGAGCGAAGGAGTCCTGA
- a CDS encoding CBASS oligonucleotide cyclase, whose translation MLSIEEAFRKFKSRLELNDKEQQNASSRHTEVREYLETKFDITRSFLTGSYARYTKTKPLKDIDIFMVLADEKKHYRSSSPSIVLEDFRKALASKYGKKSVRKQARSINVNFGVVIDAEDNTDYRVVSIDAVPAIDTGHEYEIPDSDSDSWIKTDPEIHKEKATAAHQAYSNEWKGLVRMVKYWNNNPGHGEKPIKPSFLIEVMALECLHGGWGGRFDYELQSFFSTLADRIFDEWPDPAALGPPISDGMDLGQKQRAAGLLRTASRQASLAINHVRQGRNGEALRVWRELFGPKFPLT comes from the coding sequence ATGCTGTCCATCGAAGAGGCCTTCCGTAAGTTCAAGTCGCGGCTCGAACTGAACGACAAGGAGCAGCAAAACGCATCCAGTCGGCACACCGAGGTGCGCGAGTATCTGGAAACGAAGTTCGACATCACCCGCAGCTTTCTCACGGGCTCATACGCGCGCTACACCAAGACCAAGCCACTCAAGGACATTGACATCTTCATGGTCCTGGCTGACGAGAAGAAGCACTATCGTTCGAGTTCACCGTCCATTGTCCTTGAGGATTTTCGTAAGGCCCTTGCCAGCAAGTACGGAAAGAAGTCGGTGCGCAAGCAGGCCCGCTCCATCAACGTGAATTTCGGCGTGGTCATCGACGCCGAGGACAACACGGACTACCGCGTCGTCAGCATCGACGCTGTACCGGCAATAGATACAGGTCACGAGTACGAGATTCCTGATTCTGACTCGGACTCGTGGATCAAAACCGATCCAGAGATCCACAAGGAGAAGGCGACCGCGGCCCATCAGGCGTACTCCAATGAATGGAAGGGCCTCGTTCGCATGGTGAAGTACTGGAATAACAATCCGGGACACGGAGAGAAGCCCATCAAGCCCTCCTTCCTGATTGAGGTCATGGCCTTGGAGTGCTTGCACGGTGGGTGGGGAGGTCGCTTCGATTACGAGTTGCAGAGCTTCTTCTCGACGCTCGCAGACCGCATTTTCGATGAGTGGCCGGATCCGGCTGCACTGGGACCTCCCATCAGCGATGGAATGGACCTGGGGCAGAAACAGCGGGCAGCGGGACTGCTGCGCACGGCCAGTCGTCAAGCATCCCTTGCGATCAACCACGTCCGACAGGGGCGGAATGGCGAAGCACTGAGGGTCTGGCGCGAATTGTTTGGCCCCAAGTTTCCATTGACCTGA
- a CDS encoding HORMA domain containing protein, producing the protein MTSVAVYSYTHSVTYVADNILKSLKEIIRQSGLNPAHLVEEWDSTLRAIRIWLESGHLERVVLEVFHPETNALITRWDLDIVYGWAPGDGSFWTDTEQLGYHIRKSGILPSEACYTVLLHTKPDRPDVDGWARGSYRSTAGMVRQSLGSTVDHSGLGAQAGYWRQR; encoded by the coding sequence ATGACCAGCGTCGCGGTCTATTCGTATACCCATTCCGTCACATACGTGGCGGACAACATCCTCAAGAGTCTCAAGGAAATCATCCGGCAGAGCGGACTCAACCCAGCCCACCTCGTCGAAGAATGGGACAGCACACTGCGAGCCATTCGTATCTGGCTTGAATCCGGGCACCTTGAGCGAGTAGTGCTCGAGGTGTTCCATCCCGAGACGAACGCACTCATTACCCGATGGGATCTCGACATCGTTTATGGTTGGGCTCCTGGTGATGGTTCGTTCTGGACCGATACCGAGCAACTTGGCTATCACATCCGGAAATCAGGAATCCTCCCCAGCGAGGCCTGCTACACGGTCCTGCTTCACACAAAGCCAGATCGTCCTGATGTGGATGGATGGGCGAGAGGAAGCTACCGCTCGACAGCTGGCATGGTCAGGCAAAGCCTGGGCTCGACCGTGGATCATAGCGGACTGGGAGCTCAAGCCGGATATTGGAGGCAACGCTGA